The following is a genomic window from Paenibacillus thiaminolyticus.
TCCGCTTGTCCTGCATCAGAATGAAGGCCGGAGCCGCTTGCTGGCTTCTCTCCTCCAAGATTCCTTGAATCCGCTCTTCTCCACGCGCACGCTTCCCCAGCATGGGAAGACGTATTACCTGCTGAAGCACGTCGATCAACCGGCTGTCATCGTCGAGCTAGCTTATCTGAGCAACGCCAAGGATCGCCGCATGCTGACGGATCCCCGCTCCCAGACAGCGATTGCGGCCCGGCTCTGTGATGCGATCGTGCATTATCACGCCATATATTGACTGCACAACGCCGGAAGGAACGATTTCCTTCCGGCGCTTTGCACATGATATCAACGGCCGCATCCGACCCTCCTCCATTCCCCATTCGCATGTTGATGAGCTCATCGCTGGTGAATCTCCGCCGCATGCTGCGGCGAGCCGGGAATATGTTCCTTAACGGCATCGGCCGACTGCGAACGCGCTTCTTCCCCCGCCGCCCATCCATGGACGTCTCCAACATATCCGGCGACCGGGATGATCAGCGCGAGGCCGATGGCAAGGCGTCTCATTCCTCTGCCCTGAAGCAATTTTCGCAATATTTCTTTAGCCCGTTTACCTATCCCCTTTTTCATCATCATCATCCCTCCATAGCTTAGGCCAGATTCTGCATATCTTTACTATGCGTCATTTGCGCCAAGGCTATCCTGAAGCGGAGGTGAATGACTGGATGCCCATAAAAATAACCCCTGTAGGATGCGTTATCCTAAGGGGTTATCAGTATTCCTGATTCATGATTAAGTTCACCCAATCGTGTAGAATGAAATGCATGAACGGAGGGCTTACCCATCCGTGAGATGACAGGCTTATATCCAATTCTTCGAATTCCATGTACAGTGAATGACGTAAATCGCATCAATGTCCTTGTTATAAAAGACGGTTGTATCACTCCGAGATCAACCGCGGTTACGCCGTTCGTTGATGAACACGATGCATAATGACGTAGCCTTCGACGATACGGTATTGTATCGCACCCGCTTGCTCCATCCCCTGCAAGACGAGGGCCAAAGCGTCAACCGCATCCGAGATGACATCCAGCTCGATGCCGCGCGTATCCTGCAAGTACCGTTTGTTCAATACTTCCCGGTATGGAACAGGGAGTCGAGCGCAGGCTTCCTGGAAAATCATTTCTTGCTCCTTCGCACGGGAGATCGCATGACGAATGCGTTCTTGCTCCCGGCGCGTGCCTGAACGCTTGGCGTCCTGGATGAAGGACATCCGGTAGGTCAAGCGGCGTTCGTTGATCGCGCGGCTTGCCCGGTATCCGCCCAAATGGTTCAACCAATTGTGCACGAGTTGTGTATTCATTTGTATTACCTCCAAACCTTTCAACCTGCCGGACACTCTGCTGCCAGCAGGAAAGCTCAAAATTATTGTCGTTGTGTACAGTCCCCTTTGCGATAGACTATATTCTTGACTTCATTATAGTAACCGTAATCGAACACGTTGAAACAGACTCGCTGATCGTGAGCTTCAAGCGAGCGCAGCGGCGATGCTTACAACATTCTTGGTGGCATGACAGACGGAATAGGCAGCAGATAAGGGTGATTCCGAAGTGAGATGTGGCAAGTGTGTAAGATTCTAAAATGCGTAGGAGAGTGAAATTTACGATTATAAATTGTAATTATATACGTTCATTCATGAAATGTCAATAAATATAAATGAAAAAGAAAAAAAGGAAATCCGCTTCCTATTGCGGGGATTTCCTTGTTCTCCGATCCTGCTTCAGACACATATAAAGGCATATCCCAGCCACGACAAACAGCGCCGCCGTCATGACTTGTTGCACAATAACCATTGGTTCCACCCCGGTTCATTCTGATTTTACGCAAGCATAATTAGAAATGATAATCATTATCACCATTATACAAAGCGATTTCTCTTTTTTCAAGTGGCTTGCTCCGTTTTGATGTATTTTTCCCAGTAAAGAGTTTGACATTCATCAGGCTCCAACATATAGTTTCATTATCGAACTATTTTATTATGAAACAATATAGACAACTCTGCCGTGCATACACTCATGAGGAGGAAAAACATTGAATACCAATACCAATACCAATACCAATGCCAATGCCAATTCCAAGCAATGGATTGATCGTTATATCGCTGCCTACTTCGATGTAACGAAGCATCTGTTCGCCGATATTCGGGAAGCCATTCAGGAAGAATTGACCCCTGAACAATTCCAGATTCTTCTGTTCATCAGCGAATGCCGCCGCTGCAATCCCACCGAGCTGGCGGATGCTTTTCTCGTCGGCAAAAGCTCGATCACCGCGATTATTACGCGGCTTGCCGATCGCGGGATCATCGACCGGACCCGGGATGAATCCGATCGAAGGCAGGTATATCTGTCCCTCACCCCCCGCGGCGAATCCGTGCTGAAGGAAGCGGAGCAGAAAGTGCAGGATATGG
Proteins encoded in this region:
- a CDS encoding MarR family winged helix-turn-helix transcriptional regulator; amino-acid sequence: MNTNTNTNTNANANSKQWIDRYIAAYFDVTKHLFADIREAIQEELTPEQFQILLFISECRRCNPTELADAFLVGKSSITAIITRLADRGIIDRTRDESDRRQVYLSLTPRGESVLKEAEQKVQDMVSSYLVHFEEQEVEAFISTFEKLAYLIRREE
- a CDS encoding ATPase produces the protein MRRLAIGLALIIPVAGYVGDVHGWAAGEEARSQSADAVKEHIPGSPQHAAEIHQR
- a CDS encoding DNA-directed RNA polymerase — encoded protein: MNTQLVHNWLNHLGGYRASRAINERRLTYRMSFIQDAKRSGTRREQERIRHAISRAKEQEMIFQEACARLPVPYREVLNKRYLQDTRGIELDVISDAVDALALVLQGMEQAGAIQYRIVEGYVIMHRVHQRTA